A part of Arthrobacter dokdonellae genomic DNA contains:
- a CDS encoding UDP-N-acetylmuramate dehydrogenase — translation MSENVLLSSLTTLGVGGPARTYVEAATEAEIIAAVRTADHAGEPLLIVGGGSNLVVSDDGFDGTVLKIASQGFKATAEDSCGGASVVVAAGHDWDSFVHQSVLHAWSGLEALSGIPGLTGATPVQNVGAYGADVAQTVAAVRVWDREKDAVRTFTNSELKFGYRDSIIKQTTVNGSPRFVVLTVEFQLLLGRMSAPVKYAELARRLGVEVGRRANALDLRRTVLELRASKGMVLDAADRDTWSTGSFFTNPIVGAAEAASLPADAPRYPAAAGLTKLSAAWLIEHAGFSKGYGLALDGRKRGGVASRRAALSTKHTLAVTNRGGASAEDVLAVAREVRAGVVRQFGITLHPEPVLVGCQL, via the coding sequence GTGAGTGAAAACGTGCTGCTGAGTTCCCTGACCACCCTCGGCGTAGGGGGACCCGCGCGCACCTACGTGGAAGCTGCCACCGAGGCGGAGATCATTGCCGCGGTCCGCACCGCCGACCACGCCGGCGAGCCGCTCCTGATTGTGGGTGGCGGGTCCAACCTGGTGGTCTCGGACGACGGCTTCGACGGCACGGTCCTGAAGATTGCCAGCCAGGGCTTCAAGGCAACTGCCGAGGACTCCTGTGGCGGGGCCTCCGTGGTGGTTGCGGCCGGCCACGACTGGGACAGCTTTGTCCACCAGTCGGTGCTGCACGCCTGGAGCGGGCTGGAGGCCCTCTCCGGCATTCCCGGCCTCACCGGGGCCACACCCGTGCAAAATGTGGGCGCCTACGGCGCCGACGTCGCGCAGACCGTCGCCGCCGTGCGCGTCTGGGACCGCGAGAAGGATGCCGTGCGCACCTTTACCAATTCGGAGCTGAAGTTTGGCTACCGGGATTCCATCATCAAGCAGACCACTGTCAACGGCTCGCCCCGCTTCGTGGTGCTGACCGTGGAGTTCCAGCTGCTCCTGGGCCGCATGAGCGCCCCCGTGAAGTACGCCGAGCTGGCCCGCCGCCTCGGCGTTGAGGTGGGCAGGCGCGCCAATGCGCTGGATTTGCGCCGCACCGTACTGGAACTGCGCGCCTCCAAGGGCATGGTGCTGGATGCGGCGGACCGCGACACCTGGTCCACGGGCTCCTTCTTCACCAACCCGATCGTCGGCGCCGCCGAGGCCGCGTCACTGCCCGCAGACGCCCCGCGCTACCCCGCCGCCGCCGGGCTGACCAAGCTCAGCGCCGCCTGGCTGATTGAACATGCGGGCTTTTCCAAGGGGTACGGCCTCGCGCTCGATGGCAGGAAGCGCGGCGGAGTGGCGTCCCGCCGCGCTGCCCTGTCCACCAAGCACACGCTCGCCGTCACGAACCGTGGCGGGGCTTCGGCAGAAGACGTACTTGCGGTCGCGCGGGAGGTGCGCGCCGGCGTCGTGCGCCAATTCGGCATCACCCTGCACCCGGAGCCGGTGCTGGTGGGCTGCCAGCTCTGA
- a CDS encoding DUF3188 domain-containing protein → MLNDFWETAPPAYKYAVFGGMGLTALGIIIIVIGAVTSTPHLTFVGLPFIGVGLIAHMVSLGVRSRAVRKALKNADKRNSGR, encoded by the coding sequence GTGCTAAACGACTTTTGGGAAACCGCGCCTCCGGCCTATAAATATGCCGTTTTCGGCGGCATGGGCCTGACTGCCCTTGGCATCATCATCATCGTCATTGGTGCCGTCACCTCCACGCCGCACCTGACCTTTGTCGGCCTGCCGTTCATCGGCGTGGGGCTGATCGCCCACATGGTGTCGCTGGGAGTCCGCAGCCGCGCCGTCCGCAAGGCCCTCAAGAACGCGGACAAGCGAAACAGCGGCCGCTGA
- a CDS encoding MFS transporter — MSGTNTSSADSSIAGADTAGVNAWRNGVVTAYAGSGLVFSTWVSRIPAIRDGLGLTPATVGLILLCMSLGSFVSVAASGLVVLRLGSRLTTRVCTTIQAVGLVLMGVGASVFINPLVVGAGLVIVGLGTASFNTASNIEGAAVERALGRHIMPRLHGSFSVGTVVGAGLGALAALVHVPVAIHVGVMAAIVWTAIWFATRHYQADRLSAEAGRGQGAVQLGELDSVPGTGPIPIVRPGTTARAPAKRAADPAADPAVDAAAALAAESRRLAQAKLDGRAKIAAAWRDPRTVLIGVLVLGLALAEGAAGDWVALALADGYGSSNAVGALGYGIFVSAMTVGRFAGTTVLDRYGRVAALRVSAAMAVAGLAVFVFAPTQEVALAALVFWGLGSALGFPVGMSAASDDPDHAAARVSVVSTIGYGAFLGGPPVLGLLAEHVGVLHSLLAVLVMLVVAFVLTPVVRKTATAGARQGTTVEA; from the coding sequence GTGAGCGGAACCAACACCAGCAGCGCTGATTCCAGCATCGCCGGCGCGGATACGGCGGGCGTCAATGCCTGGCGCAACGGCGTGGTCACCGCCTATGCCGGGTCCGGGCTGGTCTTCTCCACCTGGGTGTCCCGCATCCCGGCGATCCGCGACGGGCTCGGCCTGACGCCGGCCACGGTGGGGCTGATCCTGCTGTGCATGTCCCTGGGCTCGTTCGTGTCCGTGGCCGCCTCCGGACTGGTGGTGCTGCGGCTCGGCTCCAGGCTGACCACCCGCGTCTGCACCACCATCCAGGCAGTGGGCCTGGTCCTCATGGGGGTGGGCGCCAGCGTCTTTATCAACCCGCTGGTGGTGGGGGCGGGCCTGGTCATCGTGGGCTTGGGCACCGCCAGTTTCAACACCGCTTCCAATATTGAGGGCGCCGCCGTGGAGCGGGCGCTGGGCCGGCACATCATGCCGCGCCTGCATGGCTCGTTCAGCGTCGGCACCGTGGTGGGCGCGGGGCTCGGCGCACTCGCCGCCCTGGTGCACGTTCCCGTCGCCATCCACGTCGGCGTCATGGCCGCGATTGTGTGGACCGCCATCTGGTTCGCCACCCGCCACTACCAGGCGGACCGGCTTTCCGCGGAGGCCGGACGCGGGCAGGGCGCGGTCCAGCTGGGCGAGCTGGACTCCGTGCCCGGCACCGGACCCATCCCCATCGTCAGGCCGGGCACAACGGCGCGTGCCCCCGCCAAGCGGGCGGCCGACCCTGCCGCCGACCCGGCGGTCGACGCCGCTGCCGCCCTGGCCGCGGAAAGCCGCAGGCTGGCCCAGGCCAAGCTGGACGGCAGGGCCAAGATCGCCGCCGCCTGGCGCGACCCGCGCACCGTGCTGATCGGCGTGCTGGTCCTGGGCCTGGCCCTGGCCGAAGGCGCCGCGGGCGACTGGGTTGCGCTGGCCCTCGCGGACGGCTACGGCTCCTCCAACGCCGTCGGCGCGCTGGGCTATGGCATCTTCGTCTCCGCCATGACCGTTGGGCGCTTCGCCGGCACCACGGTCCTGGACAGGTACGGCCGGGTGGCCGCCCTGCGCGTCAGCGCGGCCATGGCCGTGGCCGGGCTGGCCGTTTTTGTGTTCGCGCCCACCCAGGAGGTCGCCCTGGCCGCCCTCGTTTTCTGGGGCCTGGGATCCGCGCTCGGGTTCCCCGTCGGCATGTCCGCAGCCTCTGACGACCCCGACCACGCGGCTGCCCGCGTCTCCGTGGTCTCGACGATCGGCTACGGCGCCTTCCTGGGCGGACCGCCGGTGCTGGGCCTGCTCGCCGAACACGTCGGCGTGCTCCATTCCCTGCTCGCCGTCCTCGTCATGCTGGTGGTGGCCTTTGTGCTCACGCCGGTGGTGCGCAAGACCGCGACGGCCGGTGCCAGGCAAGGCACTACTGTTGAAGCGTGA
- a CDS encoding MFS transporter — protein sequence MAFILDNPKQGAAAARADTRAWVALAVLMLPVLLISVDNTVLSFAVPSISLALVPSAPELLWIIDVYPLVLAALLVPMGSLADRFGRRRLLLLGSTGFAVVSVLAAFAPSAAALIGYRALLGVFGSMLMPSTLSLIRNLFAHQDQRRTAIAIWAACFSGGAALGPIVGGFLLEHFWWGSVFLLSVPVLVPLLILAPIFVPASKDPEPGKIDPLSILLSFGAMVPVIFGIKEIAQGGPWAVHAGLIAAGLALGFVFVRRQLRRDSPMLDVRLFRNPVFSGGVLANLLSIFSLVGFLYFVTQHLQLVVGLSPTAAAFVLVPGLAVSIVTGLLAARLARFFKPSRLVSAGLLLNAVGFGIVWLNPDGAVAGIVAAFVVLGAGVGIAETISNDLILSAAPPAKAGAASAISETAYEVGSVLGTALLGSILAAAYRLNVVVPGSLSAVERNAAGQTLGGAIDVANTLPAGQGSALLASARHAFDCGSGLVALVGVALMAGAAVMCLRTLRAADSGADPGAR from the coding sequence ATGGCTTTTATTCTCGACAATCCCAAACAGGGCGCCGCCGCCGCCCGCGCGGACACACGGGCCTGGGTCGCCCTGGCGGTCCTCATGCTGCCGGTGCTGCTGATCTCCGTGGACAACACGGTGCTGAGCTTCGCCGTCCCCTCCATCTCGCTTGCCCTGGTCCCCTCCGCGCCGGAGCTGCTGTGGATCATTGACGTCTACCCGCTGGTGCTGGCCGCGCTGCTGGTCCCCATGGGCAGCCTGGCCGACCGCTTTGGCCGTCGCCGCCTGCTCCTGCTCGGGAGCACGGGTTTTGCCGTGGTGTCCGTGCTGGCGGCCTTTGCGCCGTCGGCCGCGGCCTTGATTGGCTACCGGGCCCTCCTGGGCGTGTTCGGCTCCATGCTGATGCCTTCCACGCTTTCCCTGATCCGCAACCTCTTCGCGCACCAGGACCAGCGGCGCACCGCCATCGCCATTTGGGCTGCGTGCTTTTCCGGAGGGGCCGCACTGGGTCCCATTGTGGGCGGATTCCTGCTGGAGCACTTCTGGTGGGGCTCGGTATTCCTGCTCTCGGTCCCCGTGCTGGTGCCACTGCTCATCCTGGCGCCCATTTTTGTGCCTGCATCAAAGGACCCCGAGCCCGGGAAGATTGACCCCCTCAGCATCCTGCTCTCCTTCGGCGCCATGGTCCCGGTCATTTTTGGCATCAAGGAGATCGCCCAGGGCGGGCCCTGGGCGGTACATGCCGGCCTGATCGCGGCAGGTCTGGCGCTGGGCTTCGTCTTTGTACGGCGCCAGCTGCGCCGGGACAGCCCCATGTTGGATGTGCGGCTGTTCCGCAACCCGGTGTTCAGCGGGGGCGTGCTGGCCAACCTGCTGAGCATTTTCTCGCTGGTGGGCTTCCTGTACTTCGTCACCCAGCACCTGCAGCTGGTGGTGGGGCTCTCCCCCACCGCGGCGGCGTTTGTGCTGGTCCCGGGGCTTGCCGTCTCGATTGTGACGGGGCTGCTGGCGGCCCGGCTGGCCAGGTTCTTCAAGCCGTCCCGGCTGGTGTCCGCAGGCCTGCTGCTCAACGCCGTCGGATTTGGGATCGTGTGGTTGAACCCGGACGGCGCCGTGGCCGGCATTGTGGCGGCCTTTGTTGTGCTGGGTGCGGGCGTGGGGATCGCGGAGACCATCTCCAACGACCTCATCCTCAGCGCTGCCCCACCGGCCAAGGCCGGTGCCGCGTCGGCGATCTCGGAGACCGCCTACGAGGTCGGCTCGGTCCTGGGAACCGCCCTGCTGGGCAGCATCCTGGCGGCCGCCTACCGGCTCAACGTGGTGGTGCCCGGGTCGCTCTCCGCGGTGGAGCGGAATGCGGCGGGCCAGACGCTGGGCGGGGCGATCGACGTTGCCAACACGCTGCCTGCCGGACAGGGATCCGCACTGCTGGCATCGGCCAGGCACGCCTTTGATTGCGGCTCCGGGCTGGTCGCGCTGGTGGGTGTTGCGTTGATGGCGGGCGCGGCCGTCATGTGCCTGCGGACCTTGCGCGCCGCCGATTCCGGCGCGGATCCTGGGGCCCGCTGA
- a CDS encoding MaoC family dehydratase, translating to MNLAELAVGQDIGSRTLEISRADLVKYAGASGDFNPIHWNERFAREVELPGVIAHGMFTMGAAVQLVTDWAGDPAAVVGYGTRFTKPVPVADLDGEPGAVVEVSGTIGALDADAGTARIDLAVTLDGQKVLVKAQATVRVA from the coding sequence ATGAACCTTGCGGAACTCGCGGTCGGCCAGGACATCGGCAGCCGGACACTTGAGATCTCCCGCGCCGACCTGGTGAAGTACGCCGGGGCTTCCGGCGACTTCAACCCCATCCACTGGAACGAGCGCTTTGCCCGCGAGGTGGAACTGCCCGGGGTCATCGCCCACGGCATGTTCACCATGGGCGCGGCGGTGCAGCTGGTGACAGACTGGGCAGGCGACCCGGCCGCCGTCGTCGGTTATGGCACGCGCTTTACCAAGCCGGTGCCGGTGGCCGACCTGGACGGGGAGCCGGGCGCCGTCGTCGAGGTCTCCGGCACCATCGGCGCCCTCGACGCCGACGCGGGGACGGCCCGGATCGACTTGGCCGTCACCCTCGACGGGCAAAAGGTGCTGGTCAAGGCGCAGGCCACGGTCCGCGTGGCGTGA
- a CDS encoding FAS1-like dehydratase domain-containing protein, with amino-acid sequence MTINPQLQGRSYPAGDVYSVGRESIREFARAVKAVHPAHFDVAAARELGHADLVAPPTYAIIVAQRADAQLINDPESGIDFSRVVHAEQKFTHHRPITAGDELVAELHVDTVRAMGGGAMITTRAEISTVTGDAVATTVSAILVRGEGQ; translated from the coding sequence ATGACCATCAACCCCCAATTGCAGGGCCGAAGCTACCCGGCCGGCGACGTGTACAGCGTGGGCCGCGAGTCCATCCGCGAATTTGCGCGCGCCGTCAAGGCCGTCCACCCCGCCCACTTTGACGTCGCTGCCGCCCGGGAACTGGGCCACGCCGACCTTGTGGCGCCCCCGACCTACGCGATCATTGTCGCGCAGCGTGCCGACGCCCAGCTGATCAACGATCCCGAGTCCGGGATCGATTTTTCCCGGGTAGTCCACGCCGAGCAAAAATTCACGCACCACCGCCCCATCACGGCCGGCGACGAGCTCGTGGCCGAACTCCACGTGGACACCGTCCGGGCCATGGGCGGCGGCGCCATGATCACCACCCGCGCCGAAATTTCCACCGTGACCGGGGACGCCGTTGCCACTACGGTGTCCGCCATCCTGGTGCGCGGGGAGGGCCAGTAA
- a CDS encoding HpcH/HpaI aldolase/citrate lyase family protein produces the protein MSSTVHTDSASKPPRTRNIPAEIARSWLLVPATRPEIFDEAADSRADAVVLDIEDAVDPKKKDAARSDVIAWLRNGGKAWVRINDVHSDFWADDVAGLRNIPNLLGVMLAKTENAEQVKETYHRLDGKTRVLALVESALGIEEANNIARAEGAFRLAFGSGDFRRDTGMAADREAMAYPRAKLVVASRVGNLPGPIDGPTVGTNHPILREQSAITVSMGMTGKLCLAIDQTTIINEVISPTPTDVAWATDFMNDFEARGGVIRDGSDLPRLGRAEKIMKLAVAYGVQPAV, from the coding sequence ATGTCTAGTACCGTTCACACCGACTCCGCGTCCAAGCCACCCCGCACCCGCAATATTCCGGCTGAAATTGCCCGGTCATGGCTGCTGGTACCCGCGACCCGCCCGGAGATCTTCGATGAGGCCGCGGATTCGCGTGCTGACGCCGTGGTTTTGGACATCGAGGACGCGGTTGACCCGAAAAAGAAGGACGCCGCGCGGTCCGACGTCATTGCCTGGCTGCGCAACGGGGGCAAGGCCTGGGTCCGCATCAATGACGTCCACTCGGACTTCTGGGCGGACGACGTTGCCGGCCTGCGCAACATCCCCAACCTGCTCGGTGTGATGCTGGCGAAGACCGAAAACGCCGAACAGGTCAAGGAGACCTACCACCGTCTCGACGGCAAGACCCGCGTCCTCGCCCTGGTGGAGTCCGCACTGGGCATTGAGGAAGCGAACAACATCGCCCGAGCAGAGGGTGCCTTCCGCCTGGCATTCGGCTCGGGCGACTTCCGCCGCGACACCGGCATGGCCGCCGACCGTGAGGCCATGGCGTACCCGCGCGCCAAACTCGTGGTTGCCAGCCGGGTCGGAAACCTGCCCGGCCCCATTGACGGCCCCACCGTCGGCACCAACCACCCGATCCTGCGGGAACAGTCCGCCATCACCGTCTCGATGGGCATGACGGGCAAGCTTTGCCTGGCGATCGACCAGACGACGATCATCAACGAGGTCATCAGCCCCACACCCACCGACGTTGCCTGGGCCACCGACTTCATGAATGACTTCGAGGCGCGCGGCGGCGTCATCCGGGACGGTTCGGACCTGCCCCGCCTGGGACGTGCCGAAAAGATCATGAAGTTGGCCGTGGCCTACGGCGTCCAGCCAGCCGTCTGA
- a CDS encoding fatty acid desaturase family protein yields MSSATLDHADLLDETPAAKPARKRPTRDRHVTDFIQLCEQARDAGLMERDIKWYVARIVRQSLGYLAVLALFLTLGQSWWQLVTAVLFAFLCTHTAFLSHDAAHRQVFASAKKNAWLARFAGNLFVGLSYGWWMNKHGKHHLNPNKIGVDGDIDPGALVFDPENAAKRTGFAKWFARRQGAFFFPLLTLAALDLHISAVRRVLDRKQVVPERKAEIAMLVVRLVILPAFTLWFLGWGLGLAFIAVQVMALGVYMGGSFAPNHKGMPLVPKDVKIDFMRRQTLMSRNISGGWWVDAGMGGLNYQIEHHLFPTMSSKNLKAVQPLVRAYCAERNITYTETTLGQSYMIVMRYLNRVGLGQRDPFECPITAQLRSAR; encoded by the coding sequence ATGTCATCGGCAACATTGGACCACGCGGACCTGCTCGACGAAACGCCCGCCGCCAAACCCGCACGCAAGCGCCCCACCCGGGACCGCCACGTCACGGACTTCATCCAGCTCTGCGAGCAGGCGCGCGACGCCGGCCTCATGGAGCGCGACATCAAGTGGTACGTGGCGCGGATTGTCCGTCAAAGCCTTGGCTACCTGGCCGTCCTGGCGCTGTTCCTGACGCTGGGGCAAAGCTGGTGGCAGCTGGTCACCGCCGTGCTGTTCGCTTTCCTGTGCACGCACACCGCCTTTCTTTCGCACGACGCCGCGCATCGCCAGGTGTTCGCCTCCGCCAAGAAGAACGCCTGGCTCGCCCGTTTCGCCGGGAACCTGTTCGTGGGCCTGTCCTACGGCTGGTGGATGAACAAGCACGGCAAGCACCACCTGAACCCGAACAAGATCGGCGTGGATGGCGACATCGATCCGGGCGCCTTGGTGTTTGACCCCGAGAACGCCGCCAAGCGTACCGGCTTCGCCAAGTGGTTCGCCCGCCGCCAGGGCGCGTTCTTCTTCCCGCTGCTGACGCTTGCGGCGCTGGACCTTCACATTTCCGCCGTCCGCCGGGTGCTCGACCGCAAGCAGGTTGTCCCCGAGCGCAAGGCCGAAATCGCCATGCTGGTGGTCCGCCTGGTCATCTTGCCGGCGTTCACGCTCTGGTTCCTTGGCTGGGGCCTGGGCCTTGCCTTTATCGCCGTGCAGGTCATGGCGCTCGGTGTCTACATGGGCGGCTCCTTCGCCCCGAACCACAAGGGCATGCCGCTGGTCCCCAAGGACGTCAAGATCGACTTCATGCGCCGCCAGACCCTGATGAGCCGCAACATCTCCGGCGGATGGTGGGTCGACGCCGGCATGGGCGGGCTGAACTACCAGATTGAGCACCACCTGTTCCCGACCATGTCCTCCAAGAACCTCAAGGCCGTCCAGCCCTTGGTCCGCGCGTACTGCGCCGAGCGGAACATCACGTACACGGAAACCACCCTGGGCCAGTCCTACATGATCGTCATGCGCTACCTGAACCGCGTGGGCCTGGGCCAGCGCGACCCCTTCGAATGCCCCATCACGGCCCAGCTGCGTTCCGCCCGCTGA
- a CDS encoding DUF2797 domain-containing protein, with translation MIDPGALAPTGPERPGVVGGQPASGTLVRGITWSADGPVLAVTTDDGGVRLPLEPGLWLRFRVECGAGVPARHCLGFSVVLGPHDAEHHSCPTGQAAERGYQCGSCLARDDFRFMHDFHRSGIGPPGLKAYLAQPHWLYIATFADGTVKVGTASQRSKWSRLAEQGAIVARYVARARDGSVVRMLEDAVSAELGLTQVVRGAAKFASLLQPKLDAELDAVNATASGAARAFLSTCALDGFQPVTERFDLGPFAAAVARPGRRIAYPLPLSCGEHGMRLDSMVGSYALVAVDDTETEFLADLAGLKGHKIQFGDYATEIPALQESLF, from the coding sequence GTGATCGATCCCGGGGCCCTGGCCCCGACGGGCCCGGAGAGACCTGGCGTGGTCGGCGGACAGCCGGCGAGCGGGACCTTGGTCCGCGGAATCACCTGGTCCGCGGACGGGCCCGTGCTTGCCGTGACCACGGACGACGGCGGTGTACGCCTGCCGCTCGAGCCTGGGCTTTGGCTGCGGTTCCGTGTCGAGTGCGGCGCCGGTGTCCCGGCCCGGCACTGTCTCGGGTTTTCGGTGGTGCTGGGCCCCCATGACGCCGAACACCACAGCTGCCCCACGGGTCAGGCCGCAGAGCGCGGCTACCAGTGTGGCAGCTGCTTGGCGCGGGACGACTTCCGCTTCATGCACGACTTTCACCGCAGCGGCATTGGGCCGCCCGGCCTGAAGGCCTACCTGGCACAGCCGCACTGGTTGTATATCGCCACGTTTGCCGATGGCACCGTGAAGGTCGGAACGGCATCCCAGCGAAGCAAGTGGAGCCGACTGGCAGAGCAGGGAGCCATTGTTGCCCGATACGTGGCCCGCGCCCGGGACGGCTCCGTGGTGCGGATGCTCGAAGACGCAGTGTCCGCGGAGCTGGGCCTGACCCAAGTCGTCCGCGGCGCGGCAAAATTCGCCTCCCTTTTGCAGCCGAAGCTGGACGCCGAACTGGACGCCGTCAATGCCACCGCCTCCGGTGCGGCGCGCGCCTTCTTGAGCACGTGCGCGCTGGATGGGTTTCAACCCGTGACCGAACGGTTTGACCTCGGTCCTTTTGCCGCCGCGGTGGCGCGACCCGGCCGGCGGATCGCCTACCCGTTGCCTCTGTCGTGCGGTGAGCACGGCATGCGGCTGGATTCGATGGTGGGCAGTTATGCCTTGGTGGCCGTGGACGACACGGAGACGGAGTTTCTGGCCGACCTCGCCGGGCTGAAGGGACACAAGATCCAGTTCGGCGACTACGCGACTGAGATCCCCGCGCTGCAGGAGTCTCTCTTCTAA
- a CDS encoding TetR/AcrR family transcriptional regulator, which produces MTTPPSARVRVLQAYEDLLINDGPRAATLDAVAAAAGVSKGGLLYHFKSKEALTAGLVEKMRQLAEADFALMAKDPEGCANYYVRTSVFGGTTFDRTVVAAMRLAQGDDTTVRAAFSEMHERWYQLILGDIQDASVARAVMLIGDGLYYNAALFGLPTHAGNDAGPDGSVDVRSLLTVVARMGSGART; this is translated from the coding sequence ATGACTACACCACCGTCCGCGCGCGTCCGGGTCCTGCAGGCGTACGAGGACCTGTTGATCAACGACGGCCCCCGGGCAGCCACGCTGGACGCGGTTGCGGCCGCTGCGGGCGTCTCCAAGGGTGGCCTGCTGTACCACTTCAAAAGCAAGGAAGCCTTGACGGCCGGCCTGGTCGAGAAGATGCGTCAACTGGCCGAGGCTGACTTTGCCCTGATGGCCAAAGACCCGGAAGGCTGCGCCAACTACTACGTGCGCACCAGCGTCTTCGGTGGAACCACGTTCGACCGCACGGTCGTTGCGGCCATGCGGCTGGCCCAGGGGGACGACACCACCGTGCGCGCAGCCTTTTCCGAGATGCACGAACGCTGGTACCAGCTGATCCTCGGCGACATCCAGGACGCCTCGGTCGCGCGCGCCGTCATGCTCATCGGCGACGGCCTCTACTACAACGCGGCCCTTTTTGGTCTTCCGACGCATGCCGGGAACGACGCCGGACCCGACGGAAGCGTTGACGTCCGGTCCTTACTGACGGTGGTCGCGCGGATGGGATCGGGTGCCCGGACCTAG
- a CDS encoding winged helix DNA-binding domain-containing protein: MAPSVTPAVLARLRLAAQWILPASTRPSPGPVDVVRWLTALQGQDLPGALWSIGLRASGTGRAGVEAAFNRGEIVRSWPLRGTLHVTAAEDLGWILSLTSGRMLGSMAGRHRQLGITTPDLNQVRDVALALLEPPGREAGTRSKGGAGVTASPGASAGPDGGSCGRATREELLGAFEAAGQRTAAQRGIHLLWLLCVEGSLVQGPMNAAAGNGNTQFFVQADHWIKDRRVLERGEALAELALRYFRSHGPATIKDFQWWSKLTLADIKAGLDQVAGGLESVECGGTSYLLAPETAELLGGTLPGARTILLLPGFDEYLLGYTDRSAALAPHHAPLTVPGNNGMFKAPVVAGGRVAGTWRKAQGAAEKQREVAGVVLPELFDGLSPAQDRALERSAANYANFLAT; encoded by the coding sequence ATGGCCCCCAGCGTCACACCCGCCGTCCTTGCCCGCCTCCGCCTTGCGGCCCAATGGATCCTGCCCGCGTCCACCCGTCCCAGCCCGGGGCCGGTGGACGTTGTGCGTTGGCTGACGGCACTGCAGGGACAGGACCTCCCCGGCGCGCTGTGGTCCATCGGGCTCCGTGCGTCCGGCACCGGCCGGGCCGGCGTCGAGGCGGCCTTCAACCGCGGGGAGATTGTCCGTTCGTGGCCCCTGCGCGGCACCCTCCACGTCACGGCTGCCGAGGACCTCGGGTGGATCCTGTCGCTGACCTCGGGACGGATGCTGGGATCCATGGCAGGCCGGCACCGCCAGTTGGGAATTACGACGCCGGACCTCAACCAGGTGCGCGATGTTGCCCTGGCGCTGTTGGAACCGCCGGGCCGGGAAGCCGGGACCCGTAGCAAGGGCGGGGCAGGCGTCACCGCCAGTCCTGGCGCCAGTGCCGGCCCGGACGGCGGCTCCTGCGGCAGGGCGACGCGGGAGGAGCTGCTGGGGGCCTTCGAAGCGGCGGGACAGCGGACCGCGGCCCAGCGGGGCATCCACCTGCTGTGGCTGCTCTGCGTGGAGGGCTCACTGGTACAGGGGCCCATGAACGCGGCCGCGGGCAACGGCAACACCCAGTTCTTTGTGCAGGCTGACCATTGGATCAAGGACCGCCGTGTCCTGGAACGCGGGGAGGCGTTGGCCGAGCTTGCCCTGCGGTATTTCCGCAGCCACGGCCCGGCCACCATCAAGGACTTCCAATGGTGGTCGAAGCTGACCCTGGCGGACATCAAGGCCGGGCTGGACCAGGTGGCTGGCGGGCTGGAATCCGTGGAGTGCGGCGGAACAAGCTACCTGCTGGCCCCGGAAACGGCGGAATTGCTGGGCGGCACGCTGCCCGGGGCCAGGACCATCCTGCTGCTGCCCGGCTTTGACGAATACCTGTTGGGCTACACGGACAGGAGCGCCGCGCTTGCGCCACACCATGCGCCGCTGACAGTGCCCGGCAACAACGGCATGTTCAAGGCACCAGTGGTGGCAGGGGGCAGGGTGGCCGGGACCTGGCGCAAGGCGCAAGGCGCGGCCGAGAAACAACGGGAAGTCGCCGGCGTCGTTCTTCCGGAGCTGTTTGACGGGCTCAGCCCGGCGCAGGACAGGGCGCTGGAAAGATCTGCGGCGAACTACGCAAACTTCCTCGCCACCTAA